One Thiocapsa sp. genomic window, GTGGTTGTGCGTCCGAAGAACCGGGTCATCCTCCCTAAGCATGACACCCTCGACCAGATGAGCGACCAAGGCAGCCCCCCGAACCCCTTTACTTGGCTTAAGTGCGACCAAACTCGTCAGGATTGGATCGGAATTCCTTTCCAACAAATTCGAGACCTTCCGCGCGAAAACGCGCAGAGGGTAGGCGAATGTATGTCTCATTCTCTTTCGCACGGAAACGGTCTCAATTCGTATTCAATTGACGGCCAGTCGCGCGCAGGAACGGCGATGTTCACACTGATCATGGTGGTTGCGATCTCAGCCGCGAGGAAATACTCCGAGGCGGTGTGGTCGATCACGCTCGCCGGATGAGCTGCACGCAGCGCCGCCGTGACCCCGGCGTAGAGATCGAACGCCACCCAAGTCGCGCCGAAGCCAAACAGGACGGCCAGAGGATAATATTTCTCTTCGCTCAACTTAGCGCGAGCACGATCGCAGGAGTATTTCTTAAGAATCGTTATCAAGAAAGACTCCCTAATACCAACACATGTTGCGCGCCTCAACGAACAGGAACGGATGCCGGTGGCTGAGGTGATCGGTAAGGCAAGGCGGCCGCCCGGTAGATCATACACGCGAACGTCCTGCCCAAACTCGATGCCGCTGGGCGCGGTTGGAGCGATCCCCAAGCCGCGGACCAATGCGATTGCAACACCAGCCCGGTCTTCAGGATCCGAAAATGCTTCGTCGAAGCCGGCCTGGGGGCGGGACTGGAACAAAAAAGCGCGCACACCCACTGCGTGAACGGAATCTCGACGGCAAGGGCGAGACGCATCTGGTGCGCCTCGCCTGCTCGGTGTATCCAGCGTGGGGCAAATAGCAATGGCTCGGCGGCGTATCGGATGCGCCGTGCATACTACCCGTGCGGTGTGGCGACGACGTCCGCTTCGCCACGCACGCGCCGACGACTGCTTGGGCCGCTCGAACTCGCTCTGCTCCTTATGCATTCGTGGAATGCGACTTCGATGCCCCAGCGCTGGGGTTAGCATTTGGCAAGGCGTGGCGCGTCGGCGGTCGCGCTGCAAATCTTTGACCAAGATCGCAGTTGAAGTCGCGGACGCTCAAAAATACCGACGGACTAAGGGATACCTCGAACAGCTCAGGAAAGATGGATGTCGGTCCAGATGCCTTCACGGTATAACTCTCCGGACCGGACCACCCTTTCAGGTGGCCGAGGTGGCCGCACTACGGAGTGTGCTCGAATCCCCATGAATGCTACACCGGACAACCGCCGACCGCAAGGCAGGCAGCGGCCGTTAATTCAACAAATTCCGCTAGCTCCGAGCGCGGTTGGCAGTGACGGGCACCGTCCGTGGGTCGTCAAGGATGAACAGACAGAGCGAACCGACGCCGTGCGCGCTTGACCTCGTAACGAGCACGTTTCAGGCACTGTTGCGAGTAGGCGTGCCGGCGGTCTCTCTCGCTCGGCTTGAAGGTAGTCCGTGGCCTGCAGACTGATTGGTGACCCAGCCAAAGCCACCGCCCGCCCAGCCGCCGCCACGCGACGCTATGGTGCGCATTCTCGCCACCCTCTCCGGCCTCCTCAACCGAAAAGCCAGCAGCTTACCGCCTGAGAAAATTCTGCATCTGTTTGCATGGCCGCCAACGGACAGTCGTGCCTACATCGGTAACTTAACGTGATCAACCGGCCCGGCCGAATCCGTCCGAGCCGCGATTCGGTCGTCTTTCGGCCCGAATCGCGGCCACACCTTCTGCCCATGTGCGCGGAACGCCCCCAAGAAGCACTCTGCCCCCGCGAAAGCACCGACACCGTCGCTTGGTGAGCGATGCGGGCTAGGCTTGGAGTTCTTCACCACGACCATCTCCCGGTACGCGCCTGAGTGCCGAGCGCGCGGCCGCGCGGGAGATCGACGGCCCGGTCGCCGTGACCATCCACAAACATCGACCTGTTGCATCCCGACGAGACCAGCTGGAAAGTATACCGCCACCTACTCCGGCTGTGAGCCTTCCCCTTCACGCAGGTATACTACAGGCACCTGGCACACTCGGAATCCATAAACTCCGGAATTTGCAGACTTTTGCTCCGAACGCTTGCTCTTATGCACTCTATGTAGAACCCGCCCATTGACTGGAAAGCATGAAGCTATCGATAAGGGAGGACGCGACACCGTGTTTTCGACTGACCCTCTAGTGACAATTGCGATACCCACTTACAACAGAGCTGATGGCTATCTCTATGACGCACTGACTAGCGCTGTTGCGCAGACCTATCGGAACCTTGAGATCATCGTGTCGGACAATTGTTCGATGGATAATACACAGCAAGTGGTTCGCAGCGTGACTGATGAGCGTGTTCGCTATATCAGACACCCCGAAAACATTGGAGCGTTCAATAACTGGAACTCCTGTGTTGAGCAAGCTAAAGGAGTCTATTTCTTACTCTTGCACGATGATGACCTCATAGATCCCGACTACGTCGAGTCGTGCATTCGTGCTTGCAAGGGAGATTTCTCGCGTGGAATCCTTCGAACCGGCACTCGCGTGATTGATGAGCATGGGAACATCCGGTCGGAGACTGCGAACATGGTCGGCGGTTATTCGACGACGAAGTTTTTCTTGGGTTGGTTTGCAGCAGAGACTGCTTTATACCTTTGCAGCACGCTATACAATACGGATCTGCTTCGGGGCATTGGCGGCTTCCGTTCCCCTACGGGCCTTTTCGTTGACGCGGTGGCGACTGCCCGCCTTGCACCCTACGGCAGAGTCGATGTCCCTGAAGTTAAAGCAAGCTTCCGTAGACATGGGAAAAACATGGGATCTCGGGGGCGACTACAGGATTGGACGGAGGACTCGTTGTATTTGCTCAACGTCATCTCCGAGTTGACTCCCCCGACAGACCGTTCGACGATCAGACTGAGGGGAGGAGAGTTTTTGAGCAAGAAATGCTATAGCTACGTCCCGTCACTCGCTTTCTACAAGAGGCCCTTTGCGTACTATGATGTCTATAAGCGTTTCGGGTTTTCGTTTTCCCCCATCAACTTTATCGTTTCTACATTTGTGAAAAGGGCGCGTGCACGTGCTCGCGATCTGTTCAAGTGATGGCTCAAGCACAGCCTGCGCGTGGCCGATAACCTGCTCAGGCGCAAGGCGAACCCGAGCCACGCTATTATCAGTATCCTCGGTTTGGGGCGCGTTGCAAACCGATCCAAATCGTTTGCGGATCCGGAAAGTCAGAGCCATTGATTTGGAGATTACCACCAAGGCCGGCGAGCATCCGCACTACCCGCGTCGGAGTGAAGGCGGCTCGGTGGGTGAGCCCCGGCCCACAGGAAACGTAACAGAGGTTTTCCATTCCGCGTCGGCTAAAAACAGCGCTGCACCGCATGCTCGGGGAACGGGACGTCTTCCATGGCGACAGTGCGTCGCGGCAGATTCACCCCGGTCGAGGATCTGCGAAAGTAGCTGTTCGCGCTCAACGACGTCCTTAACACCGCGAAGGCCGGGCTGTTTCGCTGGACGTGGCAGGGCAAACCCCTTGCCGCTTGAGCGCCGATAACGGTCTCGGCATATCTGCACCGCACCTTTGGGGCCTTGCTCGTAACTCCGGCCATCGTGGCACGTGGCGCAGAGCGCCACGGGGCATGCGTGACACCGCAGAGCGGATGTCACGAGCGCCTGTTGTTTTGGGTGGCCGGTCTTACGAGCGAGGCCCACCTTTGGTATACCTGCTCAGGGGCCGACCCACAGCAAATGCAGGCGCCCGCGCACGGATGATGGCCGCGATCTGGCTGCCAACGACCGGCGTGACCGACCGGCGCGCTTCATGCCCGCACTGGTTGATGATTTCGGCCTGGGCTAAACAGCCGGTCGCCGCCCAATGCTCCACCGAAAAGGCGGACAAAGAACGCCCTTGGGGTTCTCGGGACCCTCGATGCTCAATGGATAGACCTCCCAGTGGTAGTCGTACGCGTACTCCCAATCGGCCCGAAAGATGCCGACGTTGACGAAATAATCGCCGCCCGCCAAATCCAGGCGCCGCAACGACAAGACTATCGTTGCTGCCCCGGACAAAGCTGCCATCTGCGCTTCATCCGTCGTGTTCAGATCAAGACAGACTTGGCCGTCGTTCTTGCGCGTTACACTGACGTTGAAATTCACCGCCTGAACGGGTTGTTCGGACGTGACGTCGATCTCCACCCGGAGCGGCTCTCCGCTACCGATCCGCGGACCGGGGGTGAGACGCACGGCGGAAATCTCAGCCTCCATGGATCCGAAACGGTTACGATTCACCTGGAGCTCGCAACCTGAAGAGGCAAGCGACGGCGCCTGATTAGGAGTCCGGCGTCGAGTTTCCGAGCGCATGTTCACCGCGTATTGCCCGGCCACAACTTCAGGCAAGCCCTCGACGACGACCTCGCCGCGTCGCAACCAGACGGCGCGGTCGCACAAATCCGTAATCTGCCCGAGACTATGAGAAATCAGCATGATCGCGCAGCCTTGCGCCTTCATCTCCTGGATCCGATCCAGGCATTTCGCCTGAAACGCGAGATCGCCGACGGAGAGGAACTCGTCGATGAGCAGGATCTCCGGCTCGGTATTGACGGCGACCGAGAAACCCAAGCGCATCTGCATCCCGCTGCTGTAGGTGCGCACGGGATTGTCGATCGCCTCTTCCAACTCGGCGAAAGCGACGATCCGATCGAACCTCTGCCTAACCTCGCCACGGGTCAACCCCGCTGCGACGCCCGCAATGTCGATATTCTCTCCGCCGGTCAGATCGGGCGAGAAGCCGGCCCCCAGATCCAGCAAGGCTCCGATACGTCCCTCGACCCGAACTCGACCTTCGTCAGGCGTTCCGACACCGCCGACCATCTGGAG contains:
- a CDS encoding ABC transporter ATP-binding protein is translated as MDLDVSRGEMVGIVGQNGAGKSTLLQMVGGVGTPDEGRVRVEGRIGALLDLGAGFSPDLTGGENIDIAGVAAGLTRGEVRQRFDRIVAFAELEEAIDNPVRTYSSGMQMRLGFSVAVNTEPEILLIDEFLSVGDLAFQAKCLDRIQEMKAQGCAIMLISHSLGQITDLCDRAVWLRRGEVVVEGLPEVVAGQYAVNMRSETRRRTPNQAPSLASSGCELQVNRNRFGSMEAEISAVRLTPGPRIGSGEPLRVEIDVTSEQPVQAVNFNVSVTRKNDGQVCLDLNTTDEAQMAALSGAATIVLSLRRLDLAGGDYFVNVGIFRADWEYAYDYHWEVYPLSIEGPENPKGVLCPPFRWSIGRRPAV
- a CDS encoding glycosyltransferase family 2 protein; the encoded protein is MTIAIPTYNRADGYLYDALTSAVAQTYRNLEIIVSDNCSMDNTQQVVRSVTDERVRYIRHPENIGAFNNWNSCVEQAKGVYFLLLHDDDLIDPDYVESCIRACKGDFSRGILRTGTRVIDEHGNIRSETANMVGGYSTTKFFLGWFAAETALYLCSTLYNTDLLRGIGGFRSPTGLFVDAVATARLAPYGRVDVPEVKASFRRHGKNMGSRGRLQDWTEDSLYLLNVISELTPPTDRSTIRLRGGEFLSKKCYSYVPSLAFYKRPFAYYDVYKRFGFSFSPINFIVSTFVKRARARARDLFK